From one Streptomyces mobaraensis genomic stretch:
- a CDS encoding cytidine deaminase gives MTSPALWADLRAQARDAMSRAYAPYSGFPVGAAAVVDDGRVVTGCNVENAAYGVALCAECGLISALVSSGGGKLTAFTCCDRNGDLLMPCGRCRQLLWEHGGPELAVDTASGIRPLAELLPDAFGPADLDR, from the coding sequence GTGACCTCTCCCGCTCTCTGGGCGGATCTGCGCGCGCAGGCCCGGGACGCCATGTCCCGGGCCTACGCCCCGTACTCCGGCTTCCCCGTCGGTGCCGCGGCCGTCGTCGACGACGGCCGCGTGGTCACCGGCTGCAACGTGGAGAACGCCGCCTACGGCGTCGCCCTGTGCGCCGAGTGCGGTCTGATCTCCGCCCTCGTCTCCTCCGGCGGCGGCAAGCTGACCGCCTTCACCTGCTGCGACCGCAACGGCGACCTCCTGATGCCGTGCGGCCGCTGCCGCCAGCTCCTGTGGGAGCACGGCGGCCCGGAGCTGGCCGTCGACACGGCCTCCGGGATCCGCCCGCTGGCCGAACTCCTGCCGGACGCGTTTGGGCCCGCCGACCTCGATCGATGA
- a CDS encoding ABC transporter ATP-binding protein, producing MELQGITKRFPGVVANHDICLTVRRGTVHALCGENGAGKSTLMKILYGMQKPDEGTITLDGEQVSLHSPADAIARGIGMVHQHFMLADNLTVLENVVLGAEKLHGIGGRARKKIKEISDAYGLGVRPDVLVEDLGVADRQRVEILKVLYRGARTLILDEPTAVLVPQEVDALFDNLRELKAEGLTVIFISHKLGEVLSVADDITVIRRGTTVGTAVPSETTPKQLAELMVGEELPSPETRESTVTDTPMLTVEGLHLSATDSDGVVRTVLDGIGFTIHKGEVLGLAGVEGNGQAELVETIMGMRDPDRGTVTLDGAEITHTPTRKRREGGIGYIPEDRHRHGLLLEAPLWENRILGHVTEKPNSKGAFLDNKAARADTERIVREFDVRTPGIEVTAASLSGGNQQKLIVGREMSHKPKLLIAAHPTRGVDVGAQAQIWDQIREARREGLAVLLISADLDELIGLSDTLRVMFRGRLVADADPATITPEELGSAMTGAATGHLEHAENPETPEEPPAPADGTNDDSDSAEGGDSK from the coding sequence GTGGAACTGCAAGGCATCACCAAGCGGTTCCCCGGTGTCGTGGCCAACCACGACATCTGCCTCACGGTCCGCCGCGGCACCGTCCACGCCCTCTGCGGCGAGAACGGCGCCGGCAAGTCCACCCTGATGAAGATCCTCTACGGCATGCAGAAGCCGGACGAGGGCACCATCACGCTCGACGGCGAGCAGGTCAGCCTGCACAGCCCGGCCGACGCCATCGCGCGCGGCATCGGCATGGTGCACCAGCACTTCATGCTCGCCGACAACCTGACCGTTCTGGAGAACGTCGTCCTCGGCGCCGAGAAGCTCCACGGCATCGGCGGCAGGGCCCGCAAGAAGATCAAGGAGATCTCCGACGCGTACGGCCTCGGCGTCCGTCCCGACGTCCTCGTCGAGGACCTCGGCGTCGCCGACCGCCAGCGCGTGGAGATCCTCAAGGTCCTCTACCGCGGCGCCCGCACGCTGATCCTGGACGAGCCGACCGCCGTCCTGGTCCCGCAGGAGGTCGACGCGCTCTTCGACAACCTGCGCGAGCTCAAGGCCGAGGGCCTGACGGTCATCTTCATCTCCCACAAGCTCGGCGAGGTGCTCTCCGTCGCGGACGACATCACCGTCATCCGCCGCGGCACCACCGTCGGCACCGCGGTCCCCAGCGAGACCACGCCCAAGCAGCTCGCCGAGCTGATGGTCGGCGAGGAACTGCCCTCGCCGGAGACCCGCGAGTCCACGGTCACCGACACGCCCATGCTCACCGTCGAGGGCCTGCACCTGTCGGCCACCGACTCCGACGGCGTGGTCCGGACCGTCCTCGACGGCATCGGGTTCACCATCCACAAGGGCGAGGTCCTGGGCCTCGCGGGCGTGGAGGGCAACGGCCAGGCCGAACTGGTCGAGACGATCATGGGCATGCGCGACCCGGACCGCGGCACCGTCACCCTCGACGGCGCCGAGATCACCCACACGCCGACCCGCAAGCGGCGTGAGGGCGGCATCGGCTACATCCCCGAGGACCGGCACCGCCACGGCCTGCTGCTGGAAGCCCCCCTGTGGGAGAACCGCATCCTCGGCCACGTCACGGAGAAGCCCAACAGCAAGGGCGCGTTCCTCGACAACAAGGCCGCCCGCGCCGACACCGAGCGCATCGTCCGCGAGTTCGACGTCCGCACGCCCGGCATCGAGGTCACCGCGGCCTCGCTCTCCGGCGGCAACCAGCAGAAGCTGATCGTCGGCCGCGAGATGAGCCACAAGCCGAAGCTGCTCATCGCCGCCCACCCCACCCGCGGTGTGGACGTCGGCGCGCAGGCGCAGATCTGGGACCAGATCCGCGAGGCGCGCCGCGAGGGACTCGCGGTGCTGCTGATCTCTGCTGACCTGGACGAGCTCATCGGGCTCTCCGACACCCTGCGGGTGATGTTCCGCGGCCGCCTGGTCGCCGACGCGGACCCCGCCACCATCACCCCGGAGGAGTTGGGCTCGGCCATGACCGGCGCCGCGACCGGGCACCTCGAGCACGCCGAGAACCCCGAGACCCCCGAAGAGCCGCCGGCCCCGGCCGACGGCACCAACGACGACAGCGACAGCGCGGAAGGAGGAGACTCCAAGTGA
- a CDS encoding ABC transporter permease — protein sequence MKKFDKNKIILGIAAPLLAIVAAVAITSVIIAATGKDPFHAYQVMVDFGSKSDSQVWIINKATPYYLSALAVAIGFRMNLFNIGVDGQYRIAAFFAAVVGGALTLPGIIQIPVIIIVAMAVGAIWAGIAGLLKTTRGVNEVISTIMLNAIGASVIGYFLQDGRLAKKEGNLLHTPYLPDSAHFFEIPTTPKPIYGFVIVAAVAGLAYWFVLGRTRFGFDLRTVGQSESAAQASGVSVKRMIVTSMLLSGAVAGLVGMPTLLGVSYNYGTDFPTGIGFTGIAIALLGRNHPVGMALGALLWGFLDRTGTQLEFEGYAQEIVGVIQGVIVLCVVIAYEIVRRYGLKTQQRKVGEELAAQARKSDKAEVSA from the coding sequence GTGAAGAAGTTCGACAAGAACAAGATCATCCTGGGGATCGCCGCGCCCCTGCTGGCGATCGTGGCCGCCGTCGCGATCACCTCGGTCATCATCGCGGCCACCGGCAAGGACCCGTTCCACGCCTACCAGGTGATGGTCGACTTCGGTTCGAAGAGCGACAGCCAGGTCTGGATCATCAACAAGGCCACCCCGTACTACCTGTCCGCGCTGGCCGTCGCCATCGGCTTCCGGATGAACCTCTTCAACATCGGCGTCGACGGCCAGTACCGCATCGCGGCCTTCTTCGCCGCCGTCGTCGGTGGCGCGCTCACCCTGCCGGGCATCATCCAGATCCCGGTCATCATCATCGTGGCGATGGCGGTCGGCGCGATCTGGGCGGGCATCGCGGGTCTGCTGAAGACCACCCGCGGCGTCAATGAGGTGATCAGCACGATCATGCTGAACGCCATCGGCGCCTCGGTGATCGGCTACTTCCTTCAGGACGGCCGGCTGGCGAAGAAGGAGGGCAACCTGCTCCACACGCCCTACCTGCCGGACTCGGCGCACTTCTTCGAGATCCCGACCACGCCCAAGCCGATCTACGGCTTCGTGATCGTCGCGGCTGTCGCGGGCCTGGCCTACTGGTTCGTTCTGGGCCGCACCCGCTTCGGCTTCGACCTGCGCACCGTCGGGCAGTCCGAGTCGGCCGCCCAGGCCAGCGGCGTCAGCGTCAAGCGCATGATCGTCACCTCGATGCTGCTCTCCGGCGCCGTCGCCGGCCTCGTCGGCATGCCGACCCTGCTCGGCGTCTCGTACAACTACGGCACCGACTTCCCCACGGGCATCGGCTTCACCGGTATCGCCATCGCCCTGCTGGGCCGCAACCACCCCGTCGGCATGGCGCTGGGCGCCCTGCTCTGGGGCTTCCTGGACCGCACCGGCACGCAGCTCGAATTCGAGGGCTACGCCCAGGAGATCGTCGGCGTGATCCAGGGCGTCATCGTCCTCTGCGTCGTCATCGCCTACGAGATCGTGCGGCGCTACGGCCTCAAGACCCAGCAGCGCAAGGTCGGCGAGGAGCTCGCCGCCCAGGCCCGCAAGAGCGACAAGGCGGAGGTTTCCGCGTGA
- a CDS encoding BMP family lipoprotein, producing MRRVSTITVAGIATAALAFTLTACGESSTESGGKEDKGLGLAFDVGGRDDHSFNESAARGADKAEKELGVKARLMTAKNGETEAEREQRLNSLAEAGYNPVIGVGFNYQKSIEKVAKDHPDTTFAVIDSVAQGKNVASVTFGEHEGSYLAGVAAALKSKSHKVGFIGGVNNALIQKFQAGFEQGVKDTDPKAQVTSQYLYPNNDKGFNDPAAAKDKAKGMLDSGIDVIYTAAGLSGNGSIEAVAGQKDAWAIGVDSDQYQLPGLAQYKDHILTSVVKNVDVAVFDLVKSVKDKKPITGPKTYLLKDGGVSLVTSGGFIDDIKDKIEAAKKKIVDGQVKVKTQP from the coding sequence GTGCGCCGGGTATCCACCATCACTGTCGCGGGCATTGCCACCGCGGCTCTCGCATTCACCCTCACCGCCTGTGGCGAGTCCTCGACCGAGTCGGGCGGCAAGGAGGACAAGGGTCTCGGTCTCGCCTTCGACGTCGGCGGCCGTGACGACCACTCCTTCAACGAGTCCGCCGCCCGCGGCGCCGACAAGGCGGAGAAGGAGCTGGGCGTCAAGGCCCGCCTGATGACCGCCAAGAACGGTGAGACGGAGGCCGAGCGCGAGCAGCGGCTGAACTCGCTGGCCGAGGCCGGGTACAACCCCGTCATCGGCGTCGGCTTCAACTACCAGAAGTCGATCGAGAAGGTCGCCAAGGACCACCCGGACACCACCTTCGCCGTGATCGACTCGGTGGCCCAGGGCAAGAACGTCGCGAGCGTCACCTTCGGTGAGCACGAGGGCTCCTACCTCGCGGGTGTCGCCGCCGCCCTGAAGTCCAAGTCCCACAAGGTCGGCTTCATCGGCGGTGTGAACAACGCCCTCATCCAGAAGTTCCAGGCCGGGTTCGAGCAGGGCGTCAAGGACACCGACCCCAAGGCGCAGGTGACCTCGCAGTACCTGTACCCGAACAACGACAAGGGCTTCAACGACCCGGCCGCGGCCAAGGACAAGGCCAAGGGCATGCTCGACTCGGGCATCGACGTGATCTACACCGCGGCCGGTCTCTCCGGCAACGGCTCCATCGAGGCCGTCGCGGGCCAGAAGGACGCCTGGGCGATCGGCGTGGACTCCGACCAGTACCAGCTGCCGGGCCTGGCGCAGTACAAGGACCACATCCTCACCTCGGTGGTGAAGAACGTGGACGTGGCCGTCTTCGACCTGGTCAAGAGCGTCAAGGACAAGAAGCCGATCACCGGCCCGAAGACCTACCTGCTCAAGGACGGCGGCGTCTCGCTGGTGACCTCGGGCGGCTTCATCGACGACATCAAGGACAAGATCGAGGCCGCGAAGAAGAAGATCGTGGACGGTCAGGTCAAGGTCAAGACCCAGCCGTGA
- a CDS encoding ABC transporter permease — translation MSTTFTSGLADRLSGKNKGDGGKRKLSYPVIMLGVAGALILLSALRAITGANDLTGSGQFGSALAAAVPIGLAGLGGLWSERAGVVNIGLEGMMMLGAFSAGWMGWQHGPWVAAAAGIAGGALGGLLHAIATVTFNVDHIISGVAMNILALGVTQYFAKLWFGAEGSAAQQAGGNDKQSPVMSNMGDFSIPGLADWLHDVEKHHWFLVSDLAGIVRGFVSEVSWLTIVAALLFVGTFFVLWRSAFGLRLRSCGESPVAAESLGVNVYTYKYAAVVVSGALAGLGGAFLAIGTHMYSDGQTGGRGYIGLATMISGNWRPGGVAMSAGLFGFMDSLQLRSGGPTVHALLLLIAVLLVGFAAWRFKGGKIRAAVAAAVVAVALFVWFALTDTVPLEFVDATPYVVTLLVLSLFSQRLRMPKADGKPYRKGQGK, via the coding sequence GTGAGTACCACCTTCACCTCCGGGCTCGCCGACCGGCTGAGCGGGAAGAACAAGGGCGACGGCGGGAAGCGGAAGCTCTCCTACCCCGTCATCATGCTGGGCGTGGCGGGCGCGCTGATCCTGCTCTCCGCGCTGCGCGCGATCACCGGCGCCAACGACCTGACCGGCTCCGGCCAGTTCGGCTCGGCCCTCGCGGCCGCGGTGCCGATCGGCCTCGCGGGCCTCGGCGGCCTCTGGTCCGAGCGGGCGGGCGTCGTCAACATCGGCCTCGAAGGCATGATGATGCTGGGTGCCTTCTCCGCCGGCTGGATGGGCTGGCAGCACGGCCCCTGGGTCGCGGCCGCGGCCGGCATCGCCGGCGGCGCGCTCGGCGGCCTGCTGCACGCGATCGCCACCGTCACCTTCAACGTGGACCACATCATCTCCGGTGTGGCCATGAACATCCTGGCCCTGGGCGTCACCCAGTACTTCGCCAAGCTGTGGTTCGGCGCCGAGGGCAGCGCCGCCCAGCAGGCGGGCGGCAACGACAAGCAGTCGCCCGTCATGAGCAACATGGGCGACTTCTCCATCCCCGGCCTTGCCGACTGGCTGCACGACGTGGAGAAGCACCACTGGTTCCTCGTCTCAGACCTCGCCGGCATCGTGCGCGGCTTCGTCTCCGAGGTGTCGTGGCTGACGATCGTCGCCGCGCTGCTCTTCGTCGGCACGTTCTTCGTGCTGTGGCGCTCGGCCTTCGGCCTGCGCCTGCGCTCCTGCGGTGAGAGCCCGGTGGCCGCCGAGTCGCTCGGCGTCAACGTCTACACGTACAAGTACGCGGCGGTTGTCGTCTCCGGCGCCCTCGCCGGACTCGGCGGCGCGTTCCTCGCCATCGGCACCCACATGTACTCCGACGGCCAGACCGGCGGCCGCGGCTACATCGGCCTCGCCACGATGATCTCCGGCAACTGGCGGCCGGGCGGCGTGGCCATGAGCGCCGGCCTCTTCGGCTTCATGGACAGCCTCCAGCTCCGCTCGGGCGGCCCCACCGTCCACGCGCTGCTGCTGCTGATCGCCGTGCTGCTGGTCGGCTTCGCGGCCTGGCGCTTCAAGGGCGGCAAGATCCGCGCGGCCGTCGCCGCCGCGGTCGTCGCCGTGGCGCTGTTCGTCTGGTTCGCCCTGACGGACACCGTGCCGCTGGAGTTCGTGGACGCCACGCCGTACGTCGTCACGCTGCTGGTGCTGTCGCTGTTCTCGCAACGGCTGCGGATGCCCAAGGCGGACGGCAAGCCCTACCGAAAGGGTCAAGGAAAGTGA
- a CDS encoding amidohydrolase, translating into MPCEAAPETTVDDLEGGLAGALPGRLPADLRAELIAFRRDLHMHPELGHREFRTTAAVRARLEKAGLRPRTLASGTGLICDIGRSRPGAVRRPVLAFRADLDALPIPDTKQVPYRSTVPGAAHACGHDVHTTVVLGTGLVLAALAEEGLLPHPVRLIFQPSEEVLPGGALDAIEDGALDGVGRIVAVHCDPKVEVGRIGLRTGPITSACDKLEVALDGPGGHTARPHLTTDLVTAAAKVATEVPALLARRIDTRAGLAVTWGRLEAGHAANVIPQRAELSGTVRCLDIDAWRDAPDLVHAAVDEVATLHRAKSQITYIRGVPPVVNDAEIAGLLGRAMTARRGADAVEDTEQSLGGEDFSWYLERVPGAMARLGVRPVGDTTRRDLHRGDFDVDEGAIQVGVELFTAAALLDRNQM; encoded by the coding sequence ATGCCCTGTGAGGCCGCTCCCGAAACCACCGTCGACGATCTCGAAGGCGGCCTGGCCGGCGCGCTGCCCGGCCGTCTTCCGGCCGACCTGCGCGCCGAACTCATCGCCTTCCGGCGGGACTTGCACATGCACCCCGAGCTGGGGCACCGCGAGTTCCGGACCACCGCGGCGGTCAGGGCCAGACTGGAGAAGGCCGGGCTGCGGCCCCGGACACTGGCCTCCGGCACCGGGCTGATCTGCGACATCGGGCGTTCCCGGCCGGGCGCCGTGCGCCGCCCGGTGCTGGCCTTCCGGGCCGATCTCGACGCGCTCCCCATCCCCGACACCAAGCAGGTCCCGTACCGCTCCACCGTTCCCGGCGCGGCCCACGCCTGCGGGCACGACGTGCACACCACCGTCGTCCTCGGCACGGGCCTGGTGCTCGCCGCGCTGGCCGAGGAGGGGCTGCTGCCGCACCCCGTCCGGCTGATCTTCCAGCCCTCCGAGGAGGTGCTGCCCGGCGGCGCCCTGGACGCGATCGAGGACGGCGCCCTGGACGGCGTCGGGCGGATCGTGGCGGTGCACTGCGACCCCAAGGTCGAGGTCGGCCGGATCGGGCTGCGGACCGGACCGATCACCTCCGCCTGCGACAAGCTGGAGGTCGCGCTGGACGGCCCCGGCGGCCACACCGCTCGCCCCCACCTGACCACGGACCTGGTGACCGCCGCGGCCAAGGTGGCCACCGAGGTGCCCGCCCTGCTCGCCCGCCGGATCGACACCCGCGCGGGCCTCGCCGTCACCTGGGGACGGCTGGAGGCCGGGCACGCGGCCAACGTCATCCCGCAGCGCGCCGAGCTCTCCGGGACCGTCCGCTGCCTGGACATCGACGCCTGGCGCGACGCTCCCGACCTGGTGCACGCCGCCGTGGACGAGGTGGCCACCCTGCACCGCGCCAAGTCGCAGATCACCTACATCCGCGGAGTCCCCCCGGTGGTCAACGACGCGGAGATCGCCGGGCTGCTGGGCCGGGCCATGACGGCGCGGCGCGGCGCGGACGCGGTGGAGGACACCGAGCAGAGCCTCGGCGGGGAGGACTTCTCCTGGTACCTGGAGCGGGTCCCGGGGGCCATGGCCCGGCTGGGCGTCCGCCCGGTGGGTGACACGACACGCCGTGATCTGCACCGCGGCGACTTCGACGTCGACGAGGGGGCCATCCAGGTGGGGGTGGAGCTGTTCACGGCCGCGGCTTTGCTTGATCGCAACCAAATGTAG
- a CDS encoding thymidine phosphorylase gives MLMDAISVIRAKRDRGRLTDEQIDWMIDAYTRGEVADEQMSALAMAILLNGMDRAEIARWTAAMIKSGERMDFSSLPVPTADKHSTGGVGDKITLPLAPLVAACGAAVPQLSGRGLGHTGGTLDKLESIPGWRALLSNDEMMDVLRNVGSVICAAGDGLAPADKKLYALRDVTGTVEAIPLIASSIMSKKIAEGTGSLVLDVKVGSGAFMKNIEDARELASTMVGLGTDHGVKTVALLTDMSTPLGLTAGNALEVRESVEVLAGGGPADVVELTLALAREMLAAAGLPDADPAKALADGSAMDHWRRMIIAQGGDPDAALPVAREQHVVTATASGVLTKLDAYAVGVSAWRLGAGRARKEDPVQAGAGIEMHAKPGDTVTAGQPLLTLHTDTPEKFDYALAALDGGVEIAPAGTDFTPNPIVLDRIA, from the coding sequence GTGCTGATGGACGCCATTTCCGTCATCCGCGCCAAGCGCGACCGCGGCCGTCTGACCGACGAGCAGATCGACTGGATGATCGACGCCTACACGCGGGGCGAGGTCGCCGACGAGCAGATGTCCGCGCTCGCCATGGCGATTCTGCTGAACGGCATGGACCGTGCGGAGATCGCCCGCTGGACGGCGGCGATGATCAAGTCCGGCGAGCGCATGGACTTCTCCTCGCTGCCCGTGCCCACCGCCGACAAGCACTCCACCGGCGGCGTCGGCGACAAGATCACGCTGCCCCTGGCCCCCCTGGTCGCCGCCTGCGGCGCGGCCGTCCCGCAGCTCTCCGGCCGCGGCCTCGGCCACACCGGCGGCACCCTCGACAAGCTGGAATCCATCCCCGGCTGGCGGGCGCTGCTCTCCAACGACGAGATGATGGACGTCCTCCGGAACGTCGGCTCCGTCATCTGCGCGGCCGGTGACGGCCTCGCCCCCGCCGACAAGAAGCTGTACGCGCTCCGCGACGTCACGGGCACGGTGGAGGCGATCCCGCTGATCGCCAGCTCGATCATGTCGAAGAAGATCGCCGAGGGTACGGGCTCGCTCGTCCTCGACGTCAAGGTCGGCTCCGGCGCGTTCATGAAGAACATCGAGGACGCGCGCGAGCTCGCCTCCACGATGGTCGGCCTCGGCACCGACCACGGCGTCAAGACCGTCGCCCTGCTCACCGACATGTCGACCCCGCTCGGCCTCACCGCCGGCAACGCCCTCGAGGTCCGCGAGTCCGTCGAGGTCCTCGCGGGCGGCGGCCCGGCCGACGTCGTCGAGCTCACCCTCGCCCTCGCCCGCGAGATGCTCGCCGCGGCCGGCCTGCCCGACGCGGACCCGGCCAAGGCCCTCGCCGACGGCTCCGCCATGGACCACTGGCGCCGCATGATCATCGCCCAGGGCGGCGACCCGGACGCGGCCCTCCCGGTCGCCCGCGAGCAGCACGTCGTCACCGCGACGGCGTCCGGCGTCCTGACGAAGCTCGACGCCTACGCCGTCGGCGTCTCCGCCTGGCGCCTCGGCGCGGGCCGCGCCCGTAAGGAGGACCCGGTGCAGGCCGGCGCGGGCATCGAGATGCACGCCAAGCCGGGCGACACGGTCACGGCCGGCCAGCCGCTGCTGACCCTGCACACGGACACCCCCGAGAAGTTCGACTACGCCCTCGCGGCCCTGGACGGCGGCGTCGAGATCGCCCCCGCCGGCACGGACTTCACGCCGAACCCGATCGTGCTGGACCGCATCGCCTGA
- a CDS encoding LysR family transcriptional regulator produces the protein MTPVTSAAATGPAPSADVEADSWAVTLTPRLAQFVAVARHEHVTRAAQQLGMPQSTLSRSMARLEHDLGVALFARHGRTVSLTAAGRTFLATVERALGEVDRAAESVRADADPAAGKIAFGFLHTMGSETVPELIRAFRADHPRVRFQLVQNYGEAMIERLRDGDLDLCLTSPVPDAPDLVARRLDEQKLRLVVPDDHPLAVRKRIRLAEASAELFVTLEPGYGLRRITDALCAEAGFTPKIAFEGEDPETLRGLVAAGLGVALLPPPAVPRPGVVELTVTAPRAVREIGVAWLDGHPDTPPVAAFKRFLLSRRGQLLLHR, from the coding sequence TTGACGCCCGTCACCTCGGCGGCAGCGACGGGACCCGCGCCGAGCGCTGACGTCGAGGCGGACTCCTGGGCGGTGACGCTCACTCCGCGGCTCGCCCAGTTCGTCGCCGTGGCCCGGCACGAGCACGTCACCCGCGCCGCCCAGCAGCTGGGGATGCCGCAGTCGACGCTCAGCCGCTCCATGGCCCGGCTCGAACACGACCTCGGCGTCGCCCTGTTCGCCCGCCACGGCCGTACCGTCTCGCTCACCGCCGCCGGCCGGACCTTCCTCGCCACGGTCGAGCGGGCGCTCGGGGAGGTGGACCGCGCCGCCGAGTCCGTCCGGGCGGACGCCGACCCCGCCGCCGGCAAGATCGCGTTCGGCTTCCTGCACACCATGGGCTCCGAGACCGTACCCGAGCTCATCCGCGCGTTCCGCGCCGACCACCCCCGCGTCCGCTTCCAACTGGTCCAGAACTACGGCGAGGCGATGATCGAGCGGCTCCGCGACGGCGACCTCGACCTCTGCCTCACCTCGCCCGTCCCGGACGCGCCGGACCTCGTCGCCCGCCGCCTCGACGAGCAGAAGCTGCGGCTCGTCGTCCCCGACGACCACCCGCTGGCCGTCCGCAAGCGGATCCGCCTCGCGGAGGCGTCCGCCGAGCTGTTCGTCACCCTCGAACCGGGCTACGGGCTCCGCCGCATCACCGACGCGCTCTGCGCCGAGGCCGGGTTCACCCCGAAGATCGCCTTCGAGGGCGAGGACCCCGAGACCCTGCGCGGCCTGGTCGCCGCCGGGCTCGGTGTCGCCCTGCTCCCGCCGCCCGCCGTGCCGCGCCCCGGCGTCGTGGAGCTGACCGTCACCGCGCCGCGCGCGGTCCGCGAGATCGGGGTGGCCTGGCTGGACGGCCACCCCGACACCCCGCCCGTGGCCGCCTTCAAGCGCTTCCTGCTCTCGCGCCGGGGGCAGCTGCTGCTGCACCGCTGA
- a CDS encoding MFS transporter, with the protein MPPADTGASVVIARSDAFPSPSPSPTQDSRIAPGDPGYRRMSFALFAAGVATFALLYSTQALLPAVSDGLGVTADQASWTVSGATAGLALAVVPLSALSERFGRRAMMTAALCVAALLGLLVPFAPDLGWLTGLRVAQGAALAGVPASAMAYLAEEVRPRALVGAVGLFVAGNAIGGMSGRILAGWVAQAWDWRAGLASVGVLAVVCAVAFRLLIPKARHFTPGSVAPRDLARTLGRHLSDPLLVRLYLIGALFMTVFGAVYTVIGYRLAAAPFSLPQGLVGSVFLVYLVGTVSSAAAGKLVGRLGRRGALYLAMGTTSLGLLLTLTSSLTAVLLGLVLITAGFFAGHAVASSSVSRTATTGRAQASALYQTAYYLGSSVGGTVGALAFRAGGWDGVIVLGLVAMVAAASITLYATRKALVERRVAARA; encoded by the coding sequence ATGCCTCCTGCCGATACCGGGGCATCCGTCGTCATAGCGCGCTCGGATGCCTTTCCCTCGCCGTCCCCTTCCCCCACCCAGGACTCCCGGATCGCGCCCGGCGACCCCGGCTACCGCCGGATGAGCTTCGCCCTCTTCGCGGCGGGCGTCGCCACGTTCGCGCTCCTCTACTCCACCCAGGCCCTGCTCCCCGCGGTCTCCGACGGCCTCGGGGTGACCGCCGACCAGGCCAGTTGGACGGTCTCCGGCGCGACGGCCGGCCTGGCCCTCGCCGTCGTCCCGCTCAGCGCCCTCTCGGAACGGTTCGGCCGGCGGGCCATGATGACGGCCGCCCTGTGCGTCGCGGCACTGCTGGGGCTGCTGGTGCCGTTCGCCCCGGACCTCGGCTGGCTGACCGGGCTGCGCGTGGCGCAGGGCGCGGCGCTGGCGGGCGTGCCGGCGTCGGCGATGGCCTACCTGGCGGAGGAGGTCCGTCCGCGCGCCCTGGTCGGCGCGGTCGGGCTGTTCGTGGCGGGCAACGCGATCGGCGGCATGTCCGGCCGCATCCTCGCCGGCTGGGTCGCCCAGGCGTGGGACTGGCGCGCGGGGCTGGCGTCGGTCGGCGTGCTGGCGGTGGTGTGCGCGGTGGCGTTCCGGCTGCTGATCCCCAAGGCCCGGCACTTCACCCCCGGTTCGGTGGCGCCGCGCGACCTGGCCCGTACGCTCGGCCGGCACCTCTCCGACCCGCTGCTGGTCCGGCTGTACCTGATCGGCGCGCTCTTCATGACCGTCTTCGGCGCGGTCTACACCGTCATCGGCTACCGCCTGGCCGCGGCGCCCTTCTCCCTCCCGCAGGGGCTCGTCGGCTCGGTCTTCCTCGTCTACCTGGTCGGCACGGTCTCCTCGGCCGCGGCCGGCAAGCTGGTCGGCCGGCTGGGCCGGCGCGGCGCCCTCTACCTGGCCATGGGCACCACGTCCCTGGGCCTGCTGCTGACGCTGACGTCCTCCCTGACGGCCGTCCTCCTCGGCCTCGTCCTGATCACCGCCGGCTTCTTCGCGGGCCACGCGGTCGCCTCGTCCTCGGTCAGCCGCACCGCGACCACGGGCCGCGCCCAGGCGTCCGCCCTCTACCAGACGGCCTACTACCTCGGCAGCTCGGTGGGCGGCACGGTCGGCGCGCTCGCGTTCCGCGCCGGGGGCTGGGACGGCGTCATCGTCCTCGGTCTCGTCGCGATGGTGGCGGCGGCGTCGATCACGCTGTACGCGACGCGCAAGGCGCTGGTGGAACGGCGGGTGGCCGCGCGGGCGTGA